A single Aspergillus chevalieri M1 DNA, chromosome 3, nearly complete sequence DNA region contains:
- a CDS encoding Auxin Efflux Carrier superfamily (BUSCO:EOG092624SJ;~COG:I;~EggNog:ENOG410PGAF;~InterPro:IPR004776;~PFAM:PF03547;~TransMembrane:10 (o47-72i84-103o115-136i148-169o189-207i418-439o459-477i498-522o534-552i573-592o);~go_component: GO:0016021 - integral component of membrane [Evidence IEA];~go_process: GO:0055085 - transmembrane transport [Evidence IEA]), translating to MAIFSAPRSFQYANSLVSRQLVSQSDTGLITSSQLIANGRHSGHPSFFYLVLLVFEAVLEVVCVSLPGYFAARQGMFDADAQKLVANLNVTLFTPCLIFTKLGSQLTAEKLTDLAIIPLIFIIQTFVSYLCAFVVSKCFRFKKRRSNFVTAMAVFGNSNSLPISLVMSLSQTLKGLHWDRIPNDNDDEVAARGILYLLIFQQLGQLVRWSWGYHVLLAPRERYLEEAEREAGASRIEQGQERYTDNPEQTDPDEPLIRSRSRSQSGSRSDLSRRRTSIQTHNDEEFHSGDQTPVGSYSYSKTSGNDSNHDEGRLGDEEHPDHFPPLIAQPPQGPFLPRQNTEGNILSFPNVELAHGETPQRGCLQQFRTSLRRVGKGITQAWEKQAGAAFRKLPTGLQKGLFGVWNGIRKFVHGAWDFMNPPLWAMLVSIVVASVPSLQKLFFDDGSFVNNSVTRAINQNGQVAVPLILVVLGANLARNTLPEEALKDLDHPKEERNLIIASLIARMLLPTIIMAPLLALLAKYVPVSILDDPIFIIVCFLLTGAPSALQLAQICQINNVYVSAMSNLLFQSYVVWILPSTLVLVMCAMEVVEWASATT from the exons ATGGCCATTTTTAGCGCGCCCCGATCGTTCCAGTACGCCAACTCCTTGGTCTCGCGCCAGCTGGTATCCCAGTCCGATACAGGCCTCATCACCTCCAGCCAACTCATCGCCAATGGCCGCCATTCGGGACATCCATCTTTCTTTTACTTAGTTCTGCTGGTCTTTGAGGCCGTCCTTGAGGTAGTATGCGTCAGTTTACCGGGCTATTTTGCTGCCAGACAGGGCATGTTTGATGCGGATGCCCAAAAGCTGGTCGCTAATCTCAACGTCACCTTGTTCACCCCTTGTCTGA TCTTTACGAAACTCGGATCGCAACTCACGGCGGAGAAGTTGACGGATCTGGCCATTATTCCCTTGATCTTTATCATCCAAACtttcgtgtcgtacctatgCGCCTTTGTAGTCTCAAAATGCTTTCGATTCAAGAAGCGCCGGTCCAACTTTGTGACGGCTATGGCA GTTTTCGGCAATTCCAACTCCCTTCCCATCTCCCTAGTTATGTCGCTCTCCCAGACCTTGAAGGGCCTTCATTGGGACCGCATACCGAACGATAATGATGACGAAGTGGCCGCGCGAGGAATCCTCTACCTGCTGATCTTCCAGCAACTGGGTCAACTCGTTCGATGGAGTTGGGGCTACCACGTCCTGCTCGCTCCTCGTGAGCGTTATCTCGAAGAAGCGGAAAGAGAAGCAGGCGCATCAAGAATCGAACAGGGTCAAGAACGGTACACCGACAACCCCGAGCAGACAGATCCAGATGAGCCCTTGATTCGAAGCCGAAGTCGAAGCCAGAGCGGGAGCCGGAGCGATCTGTCTCGCCGGCGTACGAGCATTCAAACCCACAATGATGAAGAATTCCATTCTGGTGACCAAACGCCCGTGGGCTCCTACTCGTACTCGAAGACATCCGGTAACGATTCCAATCACGATGAAGGGagattgggtgatgaagaaCATCCGGATCATTTCCCTCCACTTATCGCGCAGCCACCGCAAGGTCCATTCCTCCCTCGTCAGAATACCGAAGGTAATATTCTTTCCTTCCCCAATGTCGAACTCGCACACGGGGAAACACCGCAAAGGGGTTGTTTGCAGCAATTCCGAACATCTCTTCGTCGGGTTGGTAAGGGCATCACGCAGGCCTGGGAAAAACAAGCCGGGGCGGCGTTCAGGAAACTCCCGACTGGTCTACAGAAGGGACTTTTCGGCGTCTGGAACGGGATCCGCAAGTTCGTGCATGGCGCATGGGATTTCATGAACCCTCCCCTGTGGGCAATGCTGGTTTCCATTGTAGTGGCTTCGGTTCCGTCCTTGCAGAAGCTCTTCTTTGACGATGGGTCATTTGTGAACAACTCAGTGACGCGTGCCATTAACCAGAATGGTCAAGTGGCCGTGCCTCTGATTCTGGTCGTGCTGGGAGCCAACCTGGCGCGGAACACACTGCCGGAAGAGGCACTGAAAGATTTGGACCACCCCAAGGAGGAGCGCAATTTGATCATTGCGTCGTTAATTGCGCGCATGTTGCTGCCCACAATTATCATGGCACCGTTGTTGGCGCTACTGGCCAAGTATGTGCCTGTTAGTATCTTGGACGATCCGATCTTCATCATTGTCTGTTTCCTACTCACAGGAGCGCCGTCAGCGTTACAACTGGCTCAGATCTGTCAAATCAACAATGTCTATGTCAGTGCCATGTCGAACTTGCTCTTCCAGAGCTATGTTGTCTG GATCCTCCCGTCGACTCTTGTCCTGGTCATGTGTGCCATGGAAGTTGTCGAGTGGGCGTCCGCTACTACATGA